A section of the Macadamia integrifolia cultivar HAES 741 unplaced genomic scaffold, SCU_Mint_v3 scaffold520, whole genome shotgun sequence genome encodes:
- the LOC122069013 gene encoding uncharacterized protein LOC122069013 isoform X1, translated as MHPLLLKAAEELARDRVVVGICDGPMLMKKELADLIEPIDVRVKAVEDYIKMVEPELRWIEDQCSCKVVSARHFVTRWISLPFVLIFILTMVVRFIYCYCNMWIIYYGPVLLFIILIDHHKYMFPIDFICIL; from the exons ATGCATCCCCTTCTTCTCAAG GCAGCAGAAGAGCTTGCTAGGGATCGGGTGGTTGTGGGGATTTGTGATGGACCAATGCTGATGAAGAAAGAG TTGGCGGACTTGATTGAGCCCATCGATGTGAGAGTGAAAGCTGTAGAGGATTACATCAAG atggtggaaccagagCTGAGATGGATTGAAGATCAGTGCAGCTGTAAAGTTGTGTCTGCGAGACACTTTGTAACTAGATGGATATCTCTACCTTTTGTTCTTATATTTATATTAACAATGGTTGTAAGATTTATATATTGCTATTGTAACATGTGGATTATTTATTATGGGCCTgtattattatttatcattttaatCGATCACCATAAATATATGTTTCCTATAGATTTTATATGCATACTCTGA
- the LOC122069013 gene encoding phosphopantetheine adenylyltransferase 1-like isoform X2 encodes MHPLLLKAAEELARDRVVVGICDGPMLMKKELADLIEPIDVRVKAVEDYIKVHSINSKQVMSNVWLFPRMLTRIAVVLPVVLLGWAYQATHLFAIFN; translated from the exons ATGCATCCCCTTCTTCTCAAG GCAGCAGAAGAGCTTGCTAGGGATCGGGTGGTTGTGGGGATTTGTGATGGACCAATGCTGATGAAGAAAGAG TTGGCGGACTTGATTGAGCCCATCGATGTGAGAGTGAAAGCTGTAGAGGATTACATCAAG GTTCACTCCATTAATTCCAAGCAAGTGATGTCAAATGTGTGGCTATTCCCAAGGATGCTAACAAGGATAGCAGTAGTGTTGCCGGTTGTTCTTCTGGGATGGGCTTATCAGGCTACACATCTATTTGCAATATTCAATTAG